A stretch of Parvimonas micra DNA encodes these proteins:
- the dprA gene encoding DNA-processing protein DprA codes for MRNEDALLFLSYLNFDYKIKDELLNHFTLEHIEEIFDLSREYFKENKLLTKNNIEKLVEEREKFNSDAYRDFLEKKKVKYVSILSENYPINLKDIEYIPQVIYYKGDILPEDEFALSIVGSRKCTNYGAWATEYFARSISELGIRIVSGMALGIDSISHRAALKSGGRTIAVLGCGVDIVYPKTNYRLYDEIIENGAVMSEFPIGMPPLAHNFPVRNRIISGLSKALLVIEAQDRSGTLITSRFANEQSKEIFALPGNINSLYSKGTNKLIKDGALIATDYQDIIDGVIDFSEFILNKNKEEKDLNILDAKELLIYNLINEEPKSQNKISTITGFSIIETNTILTALELKGFIKELNGGIFVVD; via the coding sequence ATGAGAAATGAAGATGCTTTGTTATTTTTAAGTTATTTGAATTTTGATTATAAAATTAAAGATGAATTGTTAAATCATTTTACTTTGGAACATATTGAGGAGATTTTTGATTTATCCAGAGAATATTTTAAAGAAAATAAACTTTTAACTAAGAATAATATCGAAAAATTAGTTGAAGAGAGAGAAAAATTTAATTCAGATGCTTATAGAGATTTTTTAGAGAAAAAGAAAGTTAAATATGTAAGTATTTTGAGTGAAAATTATCCAATTAATCTAAAAGATATTGAATATATTCCACAAGTTATTTATTATAAGGGAGATATTTTACCAGAAGATGAATTTGCACTTTCAATTGTAGGGTCCAGAAAATGTACTAATTATGGGGCTTGGGCAACAGAATATTTTGCAAGGTCAATTTCAGAACTTGGAATAAGAATAGTTTCAGGAATGGCTTTAGGTATTGATTCCATTTCACATAGAGCAGCTTTAAAGTCAGGTGGAAGAACAATAGCTGTTTTAGGTTGTGGAGTTGATATAGTCTATCCTAAAACTAATTACAGATTGTATGATGAAATTATTGAAAATGGAGCCGTGATGAGTGAATTTCCTATTGGTATGCCTCCTTTAGCACATAATTTTCCTGTTAGAAACAGAATTATTTCAGGACTTTCAAAAGCTTTATTGGTTATAGAAGCACAAGATCGTTCAGGTACACTTATAACTTCAAGATTTGCAAATGAACAGTCAAAAGAAATTTTTGCACTTCCAGGAAATATAAATAGTCTATACAGCAAAGGAACGAATAAATTGATAAAAGATGGAGCATTAATTGCTACGGATTATCAGGATATTATAGATGGTGTTATTGATTTTTCAGAATTTATTTTAAATAAAAATAAGGAAGAAAAAGATTTGAATATTTTGGATGCAAAAGAACTTTTGATTTATAATTTAATAAATGAAGAACCAAAGTCTCAAAATAAAATTTCGACTATAACAGGTTTTTCAATTATAGAAACAAATACAATTTTAACTGCATTGGAGCTTAAAGGATTTATAAAGGAGCTTAATGGAGGAATTTTTGTAGTTGATTAG
- a CDS encoding YifB family Mg chelatase-like AAA ATPase, with protein sequence MYSKTKTCVLNGLNGYDIDVEADLSSGLQAFNIVGLPDLSIKESKERVKSAISNSGFSIPPGRVTINLAPANLKKDGSQIDLAIAVSMLLAIGVIEYLPDEKTVFLGELSLDGRVITFDGALPMIISLKELGFKKFFIPNAIKNEVNIVQGIEIYPISHLKELVDCLNGVIEIKKEEIAKVNLDEEIKYDIDFSDIKGQENLKRAMEISAAGGHNLLMVGPPGSGKTMIAKRLPTILPKLTFEECIECTKIYSIAGKLKNNKLVTQRPFRSPHHTSSPISLVGGGKIPKPGEVSLAHNGVLFLDEFPEFSKQAIEVLRQPMEDGKVTISRANSSITYYSNFVTVCALNPCPCGNYGSQTEKCTCSQLQIQRYLSKISGPILDRIDIQVEVEPVKYDDLSSKEVLETSADIRKRVEKARKIQLERYKNEKIYNNANLSARQIKKYIILDEKLEKIIEFAFKKFKFSARSFNKILKLTRTIADLDGSEEIKEEHLLEAIRYRSLSNKYWS encoded by the coding sequence ATGTATTCAAAGACTAAGACTTGTGTGTTAAATGGATTAAATGGTTATGATATTGATGTTGAAGCAGATTTATCAAGTGGACTTCAGGCTTTTAATATTGTAGGGCTTCCGGATTTATCTATAAAAGAATCAAAGGAAAGGGTTAAATCAGCAATTTCAAATAGTGGATTTTCAATTCCACCGGGTAGAGTTACGATAAATTTAGCTCCTGCAAATTTAAAAAAAGACGGCTCTCAAATTGATTTAGCAATAGCTGTGAGTATGTTACTTGCTATTGGTGTTATTGAGTATTTGCCCGATGAAAAAACTGTTTTTTTAGGTGAACTTTCTCTTGACGGAAGAGTTATAACTTTTGACGGAGCTTTACCTATGATTATCTCTTTAAAAGAGCTTGGTTTTAAAAAGTTCTTTATTCCTAATGCTATTAAAAATGAAGTTAATATAGTTCAAGGAATTGAGATTTATCCAATTTCACATTTAAAAGAATTAGTTGATTGTCTAAATGGAGTTATAGAAATAAAAAAAGAAGAAATAGCAAAGGTAAATTTAGATGAGGAAATAAAGTATGATATAGATTTTTCAGATATAAAAGGTCAGGAAAATTTAAAGAGAGCAATGGAAATTTCTGCTGCAGGTGGACATAATTTGTTGATGGTTGGGCCTCCGGGAAGTGGGAAAACTATGATTGCTAAAAGATTACCGACAATTTTACCTAAATTAACTTTTGAGGAATGTATTGAATGTACTAAAATTTATTCTATAGCAGGAAAACTTAAAAATAATAAATTGGTTACTCAAAGACCTTTCAGGTCTCCACATCATACAAGTAGTCCTATTTCTCTTGTTGGTGGGGGTAAAATTCCAAAACCTGGGGAAGTTTCACTTGCTCATAATGGGGTTTTGTTTTTGGATGAATTTCCAGAGTTTTCAAAACAGGCTATTGAAGTTTTAAGGCAGCCTATGGAAGATGGAAAAGTTACTATTTCAAGGGCTAATTCGTCAATTACTTATTATTCAAACTTTGTAACTGTTTGTGCATTAAATCCTTGCCCTTGTGGAAATTATGGATCTCAAACCGAAAAATGTACTTGTTCACAATTACAAATTCAAAGATATCTAAGTAAAATTTCAGGGCCAATACTTGATAGAATTGATATTCAAGTTGAAGTTGAACCTGTGAAATATGACGATTTATCTTCAAAAGAAGTTTTAGAAACTTCTGCGGATATTAGAAAAAGAGTTGAAAAAGCTAGAAAAATTCAACTTGAAAGATATAAAAATGAAAAAATATATAATAATGCAAATCTTTCAGCTAGACAGATTAAGAAATATATTATTTTAGATGAAAAACTTGAAAAAATTATAGAATTTGCCTTTAAAAAGTTTAAGTTTTCAGCAAGATCTTTTAATAAAATTTTGAAGTTGACAAGAACAATTGCAGACTTGGACGGAAGTGAAGAAATCAAGGAAGAACATCTGTTAGAAGCTATCAGATATAGAAGTTTGAGCAATAAATATTGGAGTTAG
- a CDS encoding DUF6609 family protein — translation MSFLEYHKEEKLEFNHKKSCGLWLIVVGLVIALATLIGGKQIINMQVFSFGYIISFLSINMNKKLINKLSTGNSTKFQNKVSLYSVILLFILMFLLGGPFFATENWRLIWLGALMATAIHFFPFYFVHGKSMILLGIVCSINIAIGYIYSDMSLSIIAYIDALIKLLFGLYLFFLSKPSKR, via the coding sequence ATGTCATTTTTAGAATACCACAAGGAAGAGAAATTAGAATTTAACCATAAGAAATCATGTGGGTTATGGTTAATCGTAGTTGGTTTAGTTATTGCATTGGCTACTTTAATAGGAGGAAAACAAATAATAAATATGCAAGTATTTAGTTTTGGATATATTATTAGTTTTCTTTCAATTAATATGAATAAAAAGCTTATTAATAAATTATCAACTGGAAATTCAACTAAATTTCAAAATAAAGTTTCTTTATATTCAGTAATTTTATTATTCATATTGATGTTTTTATTAGGGGGACCATTTTTCGCAACAGAAAATTGGAGATTAATTTGGTTGGGTGCATTGATGGCTACTGCAATTCATTTTTTTCCATTTTATTTTGTTCATGGTAAATCAATGATTTTATTAGGAATAGTTTGTAGTATAAATATTGCAATAGGATATATTTATTCTGATATGTCTTTGTCAATTATTGCATATATTGATGCTTTAATTAAATTGTTATTTGGATTATATCTTTTCTTTTTATCAAAACCATCAAAAAGATAA